Sequence from the Enhydrobacter sp. genome:
ACTGCCCGCCACGTGCGTGACGTCGCCATCCTCGAAGCAGCGCAGGACGTGGGCGATGGCGTCGACTTCGCGGATGTTAGCGAGGAACTGGTTGCCGAGTCCCTCGCCCTTGCTGGCACCCTTCACCAGGCCCGCGATGTCGACGAACTCGAGCTGCGTGTGGACGATCTTCGCCGAACTCGCGATGCCCGCGAGCCTGTCGAGGCGTGGATCGGGAACGGCGACGCGGCCGACATTCGGCTCGATGGTACAGAACGGGTAGTTGGCCGCCTGTGCCGCCTGCGTGGCGGTCAGCGCGTTGAAGAGGGTCGACTTGCCGACGTTGGGCAGGCCGACGATGCCGCAATTGAAACCCATATGCCTACTCTTTGATGTTCAGCCTTGCCGGCACGTCCGGTGGCGGCGCGAGGTGCGCCACCCGGCTCATATAGCGCTCGTCGGCCTTGGCGCCGCCTTCGACCAGGAGCGCCGATTCCTCCGCGAGCGCGTTCAGCACCCTGGGGAGCCAGCCGGCCCGGGCATCGCGCTCGTCGGGAGCGAAGTCGCGCAGAACCCAGCTCAACACCAGATCCTTGTGGCCTGGATGGCCGATGCCGATTCGAACCCGGCGGTAGTCGTTGCCGACATGGGCGTCGATGTCGCGCAGACCGTTGTGCCCGCCCGCGCCGCCACCTCTCTTCATGCGCACCCGCCCCGGCGCGAGGTCGAGTTCGTCGTGAAAGACGACGACCCGATCGAGCGGGACTTTGAGAAACCGCACCGCCTCGCCGACCGCCCGGCTCGACTCGTTCATGAAGGTCAGGGGTTTCAGCACGAGCGTGCGCTCGCCGCCCAGATGGCCTTCGGCCACCTCGCCCTGGAAGCGTGCACGCCATGGCGAGAAGACACGGCGGCGGACGATCTCGTCCACCGCCATGAATCCCACATTATGCCGGTGCCCCGCGTAGCGCGGCCCGGGATTGCCGAGGCCGACCAGCAGCAGCAAAGGATGCGCTTACTTCTTGGCCGGTGCCGGCGCCTTGGCACCTGCAGCGGTGCCCGCTGCCGGTGACGCGCCGGTGGCCGGCGCGGCGCCTGCTGCGGGGGCAGCACCCCCGGCCGCCGGAGCGGCGGCACCGTCGGCAGCTGCGGCCGGTGCGGCCGCGGCCTCGGCGGCAGCTTCACGGACCACGGTCGGAGCGGCGATCGAGGCCACGGTGGCGTCCTTCTCGCGCGTCACGAGGCGCACGCCGTCGGGCACCTTGAGCGCCGAGATGTGCACCGAATGACCGATCTCGAGGCCGGTCAGGTCGACCTCGAAATACTCCGGGATGGTCGCGGGTTTGGTGCGTACCGCGATCTCGTGCAGAACGATGTTGAGCACGCCGCCGCGCTTGATGCCCGGGGCCGCCGCCTCGTTCTTGAAATGCACGGGCACCTGCACGGTGATGACCGAATCGGGACCGACGCGCAGGAAGTCAAGATGCAGAGGCTTGTCCGTCACCGGATCGACCTGCACGTCCCGCGGCAGGACATCGAATCCCTGGCCGTCGACGTCGATCTTCATCAGGTGATTGAAGAAACCCTCCTTGTGCAGTTCGCGTTCGATCGATTTGGGTTCGACCGCGATCATCAGCGGGGCCTGCTTGTCGCCGTAAATCACGGCGGGAATCAGTCCATCGCGACGGCTGGCCCGGGCGCCCCCTTTGCCGGCCCGGTCCCGCTTCTTCGCGACGACTTTGGTCGTCTCTGCCATCTCAACTTCTCCTATCTCTATCTCTGTTGCTCTCTGTCATCGCGGCGTGGCCTCCAGGGGTGCCAAGCGCCGGATCTCCTGAAACTTCTCGGTCGAATGGGCCTAGTCGAACAAGCTCGACACCGACGCCTCGTCGGCGATGCGCTTCATTGCCTCGGCCATCAGGGGCGCGATGCTGAGCGGCCGCACGTTCGGCGACACCCGCACCGCCTCCGTCGGCTGGATCGAGTCGGTGATGACCAGCTTCTCCATCGGCGAGGCCGCGACGCGCGCCACTGCGCCGCCCGACAGAACACCGTGCGTGACATAGGCCGACACCGACTTGGCGCCATGGTCCATCAAGGCGACGGCCGCGTTGCACAACGTGCCCGCCGAATCGACGATGTCGTCGATCAGGATGCAATCGCGGTCCTTCACGTCGCCGATCACGTTCATGACCTCGCTGACACCGGCCTGCTCGCGCCGCTTGTCGATGATGGCCAGATCGGCCTCGATGCGCTTGGCGATCGCCCTGGCCCGCACCACGCCACCGGTGTCCGGCGACACGACGGTGAGGTTGCGGTTGGACAGCGTCTCGTTGATGTCCTTCGAGAAGACCGGGCCGGCATAGAGGTTGTCGAGCGGTATGTCGAAGAAGCCCTGGATCTGGCCCGCGTGAAGGTCGAGGGTCAGCACGCGATGAGCGCCGGCGTGGGTGATCAGGTTGGCGACCAGCTTGGCCGAGATCGGCGTGCGCGATCCGGTCTTTCGGTCCTGTCGGGCATAGCCGTAATAGGGCATCACCGCCGTGATGCGGCGTGCCGACGAGCGCCTCAGAGCATCGATCGTGATCAGCAGTTCCATCAAGTGGTCGTTGGCAGGGAAGCTCGTGGACTGAATGACGAAGACGTCCTCGCCGCGCACGTTCTCGAGAATCTCGACGAAGATCTCATTGTCGGAGAAGCGCCGGATGTTGGCCTTGACCAGCGGCAACGCCAGCTTCGCCGAGATGGCTTCCGCCAGCGGTTT
This genomic interval carries:
- the pth gene encoding aminoacyl-tRNA hydrolase — its product is MLLLVGLGNPGPRYAGHRHNVGFMAVDEIVRRRVFSPWRARFQGEVAEGHLGGERTLVLKPLTFMNESSRAVGEAVRFLKVPLDRVVVFHDELDLAPGRVRMKRGGGAGGHNGLRDIDAHVGNDYRRVRIGIGHPGHKDLVLSWVLRDFAPDERDARAGWLPRVLNALAEESALLVEGGAKADERYMSRVAHLAPPPDVPARLNIKE
- a CDS encoding 50S ribosomal protein L25/general stress protein Ctc, which gives rise to MAETTKVVAKKRDRAGKGGARASRRDGLIPAVIYGDKQAPLMIAVEPKSIERELHKEGFFNHLMKIDVDGQGFDVLPRDVQVDPVTDKPLHLDFLRVGPDSVITVQVPVHFKNEAAAPGIKRGGVLNIVLHEIAVRTKPATIPEYFEVDLTGLEIGHSVHISALKVPDGVRLVTREKDATVASIAAPTVVREAAAEAAAAPAAAADGAAAPAAGGAAPAAGAAPATGASPAAGTAAGAKAPAPAKK
- a CDS encoding ribose-phosphate pyrophosphokinase, giving the protein MKIITGNSNKPLAEAISAKLALPLVKANIRRFSDNEIFVEILENVRGEDVFVIQSTSFPANDHLMELLITIDALRRSSARRITAVMPYYGYARQDRKTGSRTPISAKLVANLITHAGAHRVLTLDLHAGQIQGFFDIPLDNLYAGPVFSKDINETLSNRNLTVVSPDTGGVVRARAIAKRIEADLAIIDKRREQAGVSEVMNVIGDVKDRDCILIDDIVDSAGTLCNAAVALMDHGAKSVSAYVTHGVLSGGAVARVAASPMEKLVITDSIQPTEAVRVSPNVRPLSIAPLMAEAMKRIADEASVSSLFD